Proteins encoded within one genomic window of Mycolicibacterium aubagnense:
- a CDS encoding cation diffusion facilitator family transporter → MGAGHDHNHGSNARASRMIIAAAVLSVFFVIELTTALLINSIALLADAGHMLTDLVAMFMGLGAVLLARRGSTSAARTYGWHRAEVFTAVANAALLMGVAAFILYEAYERLGAAPSIPGVPMIVVALAGLLANLVVVLLLRSDADSSLAVKGAYMEVVADTVGSVGVLIAGIVNVTTGWPYADVVVAVLVALWVLPRAIALARAALRILSESSPSHIDVEELRTALAAVDGVTDVHDLHVWTLVPGKDMATAHLTSAEDSARVLESARAVLAARGLDHATVQVEPPAAGDCHCEAD, encoded by the coding sequence ATGGGTGCCGGACACGACCACAATCATGGCTCGAACGCACGCGCCAGCCGCATGATCATCGCCGCAGCCGTACTCAGCGTCTTCTTCGTCATCGAGCTGACCACCGCGCTGCTGATCAACTCGATCGCGCTACTGGCCGACGCGGGCCACATGCTGACCGACCTGGTCGCGATGTTCATGGGCCTCGGCGCCGTCCTGCTCGCCCGCCGCGGCTCGACTTCGGCCGCCCGCACCTACGGTTGGCACCGCGCCGAGGTGTTCACCGCGGTGGCCAATGCCGCGCTGCTGATGGGCGTCGCGGCGTTCATCCTCTACGAGGCCTATGAACGACTGGGTGCGGCGCCTTCGATTCCCGGTGTGCCGATGATCGTCGTCGCGCTCGCGGGCCTGCTGGCCAACCTGGTCGTCGTGCTGTTGCTGCGCTCCGACGCCGACAGCAGCCTCGCGGTCAAAGGCGCCTACATGGAGGTCGTCGCCGACACCGTCGGCAGCGTCGGCGTCCTGATCGCCGGCATCGTGAACGTCACCACCGGCTGGCCGTACGCCGACGTCGTCGTCGCCGTCCTGGTCGCACTGTGGGTACTGCCCCGGGCCATCGCGCTCGCCCGGGCCGCCCTGCGCATCCTGTCGGAGTCCTCCCCCAGCCACATCGACGTCGAGGAACTGCGCACGGCACTCGCCGCCGTCGACGGCGTCACCGACGTGCACGACCTGCACGTGTGGACGCTGGTACCCGGCAAGGACATGGCCACCGCGCATCTGACGTCCGCCGAGGATTCGGCGCGGGTCCTCGAGTCGGCCCGCGCCGTGCTGGCCGCCCGTGGGCTGGACCACGCCACCGTGCAGGTGGAACCGCCGGCCGCCGGCGACTGCCACTGCGAAGCGGACTAG
- a CDS encoding peptidase M50, with protein sequence MTVRQVPGAVVVLVFGERRSPRALTDLTTVPVPSASALTIPDGAARVIVVGGHADLSATLARLLRDDRLDVEVGFVPPLSRGGLGAARRARDGVAQRVPLIRDETGAVIVRSARWLPTAGDAITGEAVVDDTVLFDGESTGVVIEPLPGMPGLRARALGAAPGLGRGWVTGRAAQLGSTGVLVERDGVAAARPARRSAFYRHIQGWLRVG encoded by the coding sequence TTGACCGTCAGACAGGTCCCCGGGGCAGTGGTGGTGCTGGTCTTCGGCGAGCGCCGGAGCCCCCGCGCGCTGACGGATCTGACGACCGTCCCGGTGCCCTCGGCCAGTGCTCTGACGATCCCCGACGGCGCCGCCCGGGTCATCGTCGTCGGCGGCCACGCCGACCTGTCCGCCACTCTGGCCCGGCTGCTGCGCGACGACCGGCTCGACGTCGAGGTCGGCTTCGTCCCACCCCTGTCCCGCGGTGGGCTCGGTGCCGCTCGCCGCGCCAGAGACGGTGTGGCCCAACGTGTTCCGCTGATCCGCGACGAGACCGGAGCGGTGATCGTCCGGTCCGCGCGCTGGCTGCCGACGGCCGGCGACGCCATCACCGGAGAGGCCGTCGTCGACGACACGGTGCTGTTCGACGGTGAGTCCACGGGCGTCGTCATCGAACCACTGCCCGGCATGCCGGGGCTGCGCGCGCGGGCTCTCGGGGCCGCGCCGGGACTCGGCCGGGGCTGGGTCACGGGCCGCGCCGCGCAACTCGGCAGTACCGGAGTTTTGGTGGAACGTGACGGCGTGGCGGCCGCCCGTCCGGCGCGGCGGTCGGCGTTCTACCGTCACATCCAAGGTTGGCTGCGGGTCGGCTAG
- a CDS encoding VOC family protein, giving the protein MPKAIQPCLWFNNQAREAMEYYVEVFPDSRIISIEEYPDAALDEHFAGMSGKVLNGRFSLNGVDFVCLDGGPMFTFNESISFVIQCADQDEIDGYWSKLSHVPESEQCGWCKDRFGISWQIIPSNMDQLLGRPEQVQTMMRQKKIVIAELENA; this is encoded by the coding sequence ATGCCGAAAGCCATCCAGCCCTGCCTCTGGTTCAACAACCAGGCGCGCGAAGCCATGGAGTACTACGTCGAGGTGTTTCCGGACTCCCGGATCATCTCGATCGAGGAGTACCCCGACGCGGCCCTCGACGAACATTTCGCGGGCATGTCGGGCAAGGTACTGAACGGCCGGTTCAGTCTGAACGGCGTCGATTTCGTCTGTCTCGACGGCGGACCGATGTTCACCTTCAACGAATCCATCTCGTTCGTGATCCAATGCGCCGACCAGGACGAGATCGACGGGTACTGGTCCAAGCTCTCGCACGTGCCCGAATCCGAGCAATGTGGTTGGTGCAAGGATCGATTCGGGATCAGCTGGCAGATCATCCCGTCCAACATGGACCAACTGCTGGGCCGGCCCGAACAGGTCCAGACGATGATGCGGCAGAAGAAGATCGTGATCGCCGAGTTGGAGAACGCCTGA
- a CDS encoding PaaI family thioesterase, translating into MAGGLIGAVGGFPIFEAAQPGPGFGRFLEGMRRLQDLAVSANPDSDTWDDAADRVEELVKLLGPFQAPEGVGPANRVPALPGAGSLLMPPWFVDKFDADGVELRVTFSRYHVGGNYAVHGGVLPLLFDSVFGMVIHAAPRPVSRTAYLHVDYRKVTPIDTSLIAKGRVKEVEGRKTFVAAELFDPEGNLLAEANGLMVSLLPGQP; encoded by the coding sequence ATGGCTGGTGGATTGATTGGTGCTGTCGGCGGCTTCCCGATTTTCGAGGCCGCCCAGCCGGGACCGGGTTTCGGCCGGTTCCTCGAAGGTATGCGGCGGTTGCAGGATCTGGCGGTCTCGGCCAACCCCGACAGCGACACCTGGGATGACGCGGCGGACCGGGTCGAGGAACTGGTGAAGTTGCTGGGGCCCTTCCAGGCACCCGAAGGCGTCGGTCCGGCCAACCGGGTGCCCGCGCTGCCCGGTGCCGGCAGCCTGCTGATGCCGCCGTGGTTCGTCGACAAATTCGACGCTGACGGCGTAGAACTGCGGGTGACGTTCAGCCGCTATCACGTGGGCGGCAATTACGCGGTGCACGGCGGCGTGCTGCCGCTGCTGTTCGACTCGGTGTTCGGCATGGTGATCCATGCTGCGCCCCGGCCCGTCAGCCGCACCGCATATCTGCACGTCGATTACCGCAAGGTCACCCCGATCGATACTTCGCTGATCGCCAAGGGCCGGGTGAAAGAGGTCGAAGGCCGCAAGACGTTCGTCGCGGCCGAACTGTTCGACCCCGAGGGCAATCTGCTGGCCGAAGCCAACGGCCTGATGGTCAGCCTGCTGCCCGGCCAACCCTAG
- a CDS encoding site-2 protease family protein, which produces MSLPLRHGVRPSPIFWAIVALTAAGGAVAWFCGAEVRPLAYAGVFVFVIAGWTVSLCLHEFGHAYTAWRFGDRDVELRGYLTLNPAKYASPLLSLGLPALFIALGGIGLPGGAVYVRTEYMTPRQRTLVSLAGPFANLVLAIVLLVTTAALFDSDHPVFWAGLAFLGFLQITALFLNLLPIPGLDGYGALEPHLSPETQRALLPARQWGFLVLMLLLIVPELNRLFFNVVYSAVSLAGVPPRLAMIGSALTRFWSAW; this is translated from the coding sequence ATGAGCTTGCCGCTGCGGCACGGAGTCCGTCCCAGTCCCATCTTCTGGGCGATCGTGGCCCTGACCGCCGCCGGTGGCGCGGTGGCATGGTTCTGCGGCGCCGAGGTCCGGCCACTGGCTTACGCCGGAGTCTTCGTGTTCGTCATCGCCGGGTGGACCGTGTCGCTCTGTCTGCACGAGTTCGGCCACGCCTACACCGCCTGGCGCTTCGGAGACCGCGACGTCGAGCTGCGCGGCTACCTCACACTGAACCCCGCGAAGTACGCCAGCCCGCTGCTGTCACTGGGCCTGCCGGCGCTGTTCATCGCCCTCGGCGGCATCGGCCTGCCCGGCGGCGCCGTGTACGTGCGCACCGAATACATGACGCCGCGACAGCGCACTCTGGTCAGTCTGGCCGGCCCGTTCGCGAACCTGGTGCTGGCCATCGTCCTACTGGTCACCACCGCGGCGCTGTTCGACAGCGACCATCCGGTGTTTTGGGCAGGCCTGGCCTTCCTGGGCTTTCTGCAGATCACGGCACTGTTCTTGAACCTGCTGCCCATCCCGGGCCTCGACGGCTACGGCGCGCTGGAACCGCACCTGAGCCCCGAAACCCAGCGCGCGTTGCTGCCCGCCCGGCAATGGGGCTTCCTGGTGCTGATGCTGCTGCTGATCGTCCCCGAGCTGAACCGGTTGTTCTTCAACGTCGTCTATTCGGCAGTCAGCCTGGCCGGCGTGCCGCCGCGACTGGCGATGATCGGCAGCGCACTGACCCGGTTCTGGTCCGCCTGGTAG
- a CDS encoding DUF3151 domain-containing protein — translation MTRMGDLLGPEPVLLPANFEAEDALAAGKSATDVAAAQPTASVAWAALAEAALADGQTITAYAYARTGYHRGLDQLRRNGWKGFGPVPFAHEPNQGFLRCVAVLAKAAAAIGEQDEYLRCLDLLEDCDPAARGQLGL, via the coding sequence ATGACGCGAATGGGTGATCTGCTGGGTCCGGAGCCGGTGCTGCTGCCTGCCAACTTCGAGGCTGAGGACGCACTGGCGGCGGGCAAATCCGCGACCGACGTTGCTGCGGCGCAGCCGACGGCTTCGGTCGCGTGGGCCGCCCTGGCCGAGGCTGCGCTGGCCGACGGGCAGACGATCACCGCCTACGCCTACGCCCGTACCGGTTACCACCGCGGGCTGGACCAGCTGCGCCGCAACGGCTGGAAGGGCTTTGGCCCGGTGCCGTTCGCGCACGAACCGAACCAGGGCTTCCTGCGTTGCGTGGCCGTGCTGGCCAAGGCTGCGGCAGCCATCGGCGAGCAGGACGAGTACCTGCGTTGCCTGGACCTGCTGGAGGACTGCGATCCGGCGGCCCGCGGCCAGCTGGGACTGTAG
- the fbaA gene encoding class II fructose-bisphosphate aldolase, whose translation MPIATPEVYAEMLARAKEHSFAFPAINCVGSESVNAAIKGFADAGSDGIIQFSTGGAEFASGLGVKDMVTGAVALAEFAHVVAAKYDITVALHTDHCPKDKLDGFVRPLLAISAERVARGENPLFQSHMWDGSAVPIDENLQIAQELLKLTSAANIILEVEIGVVGGEEDGVEAEINEKLYTSSEDFEKTIDALGAGENGKYLLAATFGNVHGVYKPGNVKLKPEVLAEGQKVAAAKLGLPAGSKPFDFVFHGGSGSLKSEIEDSLRYGVVKMNVDTDTQYAFTRPLAAHMFTNYDGVLKIDGEVGNKKVYDPRSYLKKAEASMTQRVIEACNDLHSTGRSVSAGMSR comes from the coding sequence ATGCCCATCGCCACGCCCGAGGTCTACGCGGAGATGCTGGCGCGTGCCAAGGAGCACTCGTTCGCGTTCCCGGCCATCAACTGCGTCGGCTCCGAGAGCGTCAACGCCGCGATCAAAGGATTCGCCGACGCCGGTAGCGACGGCATCATCCAATTCTCCACCGGCGGTGCAGAATTCGCCTCTGGTCTCGGCGTCAAGGATATGGTGACCGGGGCGGTCGCGTTGGCGGAGTTCGCCCACGTCGTGGCCGCCAAGTACGACATCACCGTCGCGCTGCACACCGACCACTGCCCCAAGGACAAGCTCGACGGCTTCGTCCGCCCGCTGCTGGCCATCTCGGCCGAGCGCGTCGCGCGTGGCGAGAACCCGCTGTTCCAGTCGCACATGTGGGACGGCTCGGCGGTGCCCATCGACGAGAACCTGCAGATCGCGCAGGAGCTGCTGAAGCTCACGTCGGCCGCGAACATCATCCTCGAGGTCGAGATCGGCGTCGTCGGCGGTGAAGAGGACGGTGTCGAGGCCGAGATCAACGAGAAGCTCTACACCAGCTCGGAGGACTTCGAGAAGACCATCGACGCGCTCGGCGCCGGCGAGAACGGCAAGTACCTGCTGGCCGCCACCTTCGGCAACGTGCACGGTGTGTACAAGCCGGGCAACGTCAAGCTCAAGCCCGAGGTGCTCGCCGAGGGCCAGAAGGTGGCCGCCGCCAAGCTGGGTCTGCCGGCAGGTTCCAAGCCGTTCGACTTCGTCTTCCATGGTGGTTCGGGCTCGCTGAAGTCCGAGATCGAGGACTCGCTGCGGTACGGCGTGGTGAAGATGAACGTCGACACCGACACCCAGTACGCGTTCACCCGTCCCCTCGCGGCGCACATGTTCACCAACTACGACGGCGTCCTGAAGATCGACGGCGAGGTCGGCAACAAGAAGGTCTACGACCCGCGCAGCTACCTGAAGAAGGCCGAGGCTTCGATGACCCAGCGCGTCATCGAGGCCTGTAACGACCTGCACAGCACGGGCCGCAGCGTCTCCGCGGGCATGTCCCGCTAG
- a CDS encoding MMPL family transporter codes for MVSTRVAWASALIVLILSGTAMALLGAGDSASQSPVAVPAGAESARADALRAQFPGGDTAPAIIVVTRTDDAPLTPADVTAAGPGAQVSADGKAALRVAPLAADLSGFHLRDAVHDLRSQVAAALPDGLRAQVTGGPAFGADIANSFAGANFTLLAVTATVVALLLIVTYRSPVLWLIPLLVIGFADQVGAVVGTAVAAATGLNPDGSTAGITSVLVFGAGTNYALLLISRYREELSRRGDHRDALRVAWRAAAPAIVASNATVVLALLTLLLASAPSNRSLGVQAAAGLVVAAVFVLLVLPPLLGLFGRRLFWPFIPETGSAAKSLTESGVWHRVAAGVARRPGRVATVALAGLAALCVGLVNLPIGLSQTQQFRVQAESVAGYDTLAAHFPSGLTNPTTVIASAPDLGPAITRTPGVVSATPAGRSASGLTQWSVVLAAAPASPDAFKTIDVLRDSVHQLDAGAVVGGPDAQARDAAAAAQHDRKIVIPAILLVVLAVLYVLLRSALAPLVLVAVTVLSALAALGVGGWASVHLFGFPALDNGTPLFAFLFLVALGVDYTIFLVTRAREETPEFGNRQGIVRAVSATGAVITSAGIVLAAVFCVLGVLPLIVLTQLGIIVGLGILLDTFVVRTVIIPALFTLIGPRIWWPALRAEP; via the coding sequence ATGGTGTCCACCCGTGTCGCCTGGGCATCGGCCCTGATCGTCCTGATCCTCTCCGGCACAGCCATGGCGCTGCTCGGCGCCGGAGATTCCGCATCGCAGTCGCCGGTGGCCGTGCCCGCCGGCGCCGAATCCGCCCGCGCCGACGCGCTACGCGCCCAGTTCCCCGGCGGCGATACCGCGCCGGCGATCATCGTGGTGACCCGCACCGACGATGCCCCCTTGACGCCGGCCGACGTCACCGCCGCAGGCCCCGGCGCCCAGGTCTCCGCGGACGGCAAAGCTGCGCTGCGGGTTGCACCACTGGCGGCGGACCTGTCCGGCTTCCACCTCCGCGACGCGGTCCACGACCTGCGATCACAGGTTGCGGCAGCGCTGCCCGACGGATTGCGCGCACAGGTCACCGGCGGTCCCGCGTTCGGCGCCGACATCGCGAATTCCTTTGCCGGAGCGAACTTCACACTGCTCGCGGTGACCGCCACGGTCGTGGCGCTGCTGCTGATCGTCACGTACCGCTCCCCCGTCCTCTGGTTGATCCCGCTGCTGGTGATCGGATTCGCCGACCAGGTGGGCGCAGTCGTCGGCACCGCGGTGGCCGCGGCGACGGGGCTGAACCCCGACGGTTCCACGGCGGGCATCACCAGCGTGCTGGTCTTCGGTGCCGGCACCAATTACGCGCTGCTGCTCATCTCCCGCTACCGGGAGGAGCTGTCCCGGCGCGGTGACCATCGGGACGCGCTTCGGGTGGCGTGGCGCGCGGCCGCCCCGGCGATCGTCGCCAGCAACGCCACCGTGGTGCTGGCTCTGCTGACCCTGCTGCTCGCCTCCGCACCCAGCAACCGCAGTCTGGGCGTGCAGGCCGCGGCCGGACTCGTCGTCGCGGCCGTGTTCGTGTTGCTGGTGCTGCCCCCGCTGCTGGGATTGTTCGGCCGCCGCCTCTTCTGGCCCTTCATCCCCGAAACCGGCTCGGCCGCCAAGTCGCTCACCGAAAGCGGCGTCTGGCACCGCGTCGCCGCCGGCGTGGCCCGCAGGCCGGGCCGCGTCGCCACAGTGGCGTTGGCCGGCTTGGCCGCGCTGTGCGTCGGGCTGGTGAATCTGCCCATCGGGCTGTCACAGACCCAGCAGTTCCGGGTGCAGGCAGAGTCCGTCGCCGGCTACGACACCCTGGCCGCGCACTTCCCCAGCGGACTGACCAACCCCACCACCGTCATCGCCTCCGCACCAGACCTGGGTCCGGCCATCACCCGCACGCCCGGAGTCGTGTCGGCGACGCCGGCCGGGCGATCGGCGTCGGGCCTGACTCAATGGTCGGTGGTACTGGCTGCCGCGCCCGCCTCCCCAGACGCGTTCAAAACCATTGACGTCCTTCGCGATTCGGTGCACCAGCTCGACGCCGGCGCGGTCGTCGGGGGCCCCGACGCTCAGGCCCGCGACGCCGCGGCAGCGGCGCAGCACGACCGGAAGATCGTCATCCCCGCGATCCTGCTCGTGGTACTGGCCGTGTTGTACGTCTTGCTGCGCTCGGCGCTGGCACCGCTGGTCCTGGTGGCGGTGACGGTGCTCAGCGCCCTGGCCGCGCTGGGAGTGGGCGGCTGGGCCAGCGTGCACCTGTTCGGATTTCCCGCCCTGGACAACGGGACTCCGCTGTTCGCGTTCCTGTTCCTGGTCGCGCTCGGCGTGGACTACACCATCTTCCTGGTAACCAGGGCCCGGGAAGAGACCCCCGAATTCGGTAACCGGCAGGGCATCGTGCGCGCGGTCTCGGCGACGGGCGCGGTGATCACCAGCGCCGGCATCGTGCTGGCCGCGGTGTTCTGCGTGCTCGGTGTGCTACCGCTGATCGTGCTGACCCAGCTGGGCATCATCGTCGGCCTCGGCATCCTGCTGGACACCTTCGTCGTGCGCACCGTCATCATTCCGGCGCTGTTCACCCTGATCGGCCCCCGCATCTGGTGGCCGGCGCTACGCGCCGAGCCCTAG
- a CDS encoding adenylosuccinate synthase, giving the protein MPAIVLIGAQWGDEGKGKATDLLGGRVQWVVRYQGGNNAGHTVVLPTGENFALHLIPSGILTPGVTNVIGNGVVVDPGVLLSELSGLEDRGVDTSKLMISADAHLLMPYHVAIDKVTERYAGSKKIGTTGRGIGPCYQDKIARIGIRVADVLDEGQLAAKVEAALEFKNQVLVKIYNRKALDSAEVVESLLQQAEGFKHRIADARLLLNQALERGETVLLEGSQGTLLDVDHGTYPFVTSSNPTAGGAAVGSGIGPTRITTVLGILKAYTTRVGSGPFPTELFDEHGAYLSKTGGEVGVTTGRARRCGWFDAVIARYATRVNGITDYFLTKLDVLSSLETVPICVGYTVDGKRTDEMPMTQADIARAEPIYEELPGWWEDISTAREFSDLPAKAQDYVLRLEELAGAPMSCIGVGPGRDQTIVRRDILAP; this is encoded by the coding sequence ATGCCGGCAATCGTGCTCATCGGGGCCCAATGGGGTGACGAGGGCAAAGGTAAGGCCACCGATCTACTCGGTGGACGTGTGCAATGGGTGGTTCGCTACCAAGGCGGCAACAACGCCGGGCACACGGTGGTACTGCCCACGGGGGAGAACTTCGCTCTTCACCTCATCCCGTCGGGCATCCTGACACCCGGGGTCACCAACGTCATCGGCAACGGTGTCGTGGTCGATCCGGGCGTGCTGCTCAGCGAGCTGTCGGGGCTCGAGGACCGCGGTGTGGACACCAGCAAGCTCATGATCTCGGCTGACGCGCACTTGCTGATGCCGTATCACGTGGCCATCGACAAGGTCACCGAGCGGTACGCGGGCAGCAAGAAGATCGGCACCACCGGTCGCGGCATCGGGCCCTGCTACCAGGACAAGATCGCGCGCATCGGCATCCGGGTGGCCGACGTGCTCGACGAAGGACAGCTGGCCGCCAAGGTCGAGGCCGCACTGGAGTTCAAGAACCAGGTGCTGGTCAAGATCTACAACCGCAAGGCGCTCGACTCTGCTGAGGTCGTCGAGAGCCTGCTGCAGCAGGCCGAGGGCTTCAAGCACCGCATCGCCGACGCCCGGCTGCTGCTCAACCAGGCGCTGGAGCGTGGCGAGACGGTCCTGCTCGAGGGCTCTCAGGGCACCTTGCTGGACGTCGACCACGGCACGTACCCGTTCGTGACGTCGTCCAACCCGACTGCGGGTGGCGCGGCGGTCGGCTCCGGCATCGGCCCGACGCGGATCACCACGGTGCTGGGCATCCTCAAGGCCTACACGACCCGGGTGGGCTCGGGCCCGTTCCCGACAGAGCTGTTCGACGAGCACGGCGCCTACCTGTCCAAGACGGGCGGCGAGGTCGGCGTGACCACCGGCCGGGCCCGGCGCTGCGGCTGGTTCGACGCCGTCATCGCCCGGTACGCGACCCGCGTCAACGGCATCACCGACTACTTCCTGACCAAGCTCGACGTGCTGTCCAGCCTGGAGACGGTGCCGATCTGCGTCGGCTACACCGTCGACGGCAAGCGCACCGACGAGATGCCGATGACGCAGGCCGACATCGCCCGCGCCGAGCCGATCTACGAGGAACTGCCGGGCTGGTGGGAGGACATCTCCACCGCGCGCGAGTTCTCCGACCTGCCCGCCAAGGCACAGGACTATGTGCTGCGGCTGGAGGAGCTCGCCGGAGCCCCCATGTCATGCATCGGCGTCGGTCCCGGCCGGGACCAGACGATCGTGCGCCGGGACATCCTGGCGCCCTGA
- a CDS encoding MarR family winged helix-turn-helix transcriptional regulator has product MPTPPDRAALEAQISADVRALTAESEQIGRTFAVQNDLGANDFRALLHIMVAESAGAPLTAGELRKLMGTSGAAITYLVERMISSGHLRRDTDPTDRRKVILRYDDKGLAVGREFFSPLAQLNTEALADLPDADLKAAHRVFVALTGAMRAFRAEPVPGER; this is encoded by the coding sequence GTGCCAACGCCGCCGGACCGCGCCGCTCTGGAGGCGCAGATCTCTGCTGATGTGCGGGCGCTGACGGCCGAGTCCGAGCAGATCGGCCGCACCTTCGCGGTGCAGAACGATCTGGGCGCCAATGATTTTCGGGCACTGCTGCACATCATGGTCGCCGAATCGGCGGGGGCGCCGCTGACTGCGGGCGAGCTGCGCAAGCTCATGGGCACCTCGGGCGCGGCCATCACCTACCTGGTCGAGCGGATGATCAGCTCCGGGCATCTGCGCCGCGACACCGACCCCACCGACCGGCGCAAGGTCATCCTGCGGTACGACGACAAGGGCTTGGCCGTGGGCCGGGAGTTCTTCAGCCCATTGGCTCAGCTCAACACGGAGGCGCTTGCTGATCTGCCCGATGCCGACCTCAAGGCGGCGCACCGGGTGTTCGTGGCGCTCACCGGTGCGATGCGGGCGTTCCGTGCAGAACCCGTCCCCGGCGAGCGGTGA
- a CDS encoding glycoside hydrolase family 25 domain-containing protein, whose product MTLYGPDTSNNNFRSAGDAIAFVSQLPGQGFSWIEQKVSEGSYYRDPYWPVIARWCQDNHFPHIGYHYVTTNSPAAQAQAWLSNNGGRFAMLDFEANSGDIQNFWAVVNAFNAAGVTISLSYIPHWYWQQIGSPDISQVPGLIASNYVNGTGYASNLYPGNDKQRYWFPYGGATPQILQFTDAAMIGNLSVDCNAFQGTLDQLISLLNGGTVTTPDPTAKPDPTTATLNQILAIVQDIQTQLRGPNLNGWPQLGKNAAGQNLTMVDAVAALRAEVSALKATSSA is encoded by the coding sequence ATGACCCTGTACGGACCGGATACGTCGAACAACAATTTTCGTTCGGCCGGCGATGCCATTGCGTTCGTCTCTCAGCTGCCCGGCCAGGGTTTTTCCTGGATCGAGCAGAAGGTGTCCGAGGGCAGCTATTACCGGGACCCGTATTGGCCGGTGATCGCGCGGTGGTGCCAGGACAACCACTTTCCGCACATCGGCTATCACTACGTCACCACCAACAGCCCGGCGGCACAGGCCCAAGCGTGGCTCAGCAACAATGGTGGCAGATTTGCGATGCTGGACTTCGAGGCGAATTCCGGTGACATCCAGAACTTCTGGGCCGTGGTCAATGCGTTCAACGCCGCCGGGGTCACCATCTCGCTGTCATACATCCCGCACTGGTACTGGCAACAGATCGGTTCACCCGACATCTCACAGGTGCCCGGGCTGATCGCGTCGAACTACGTCAACGGCACCGGCTACGCGTCAAACCTTTATCCCGGCAACGACAAGCAGCGGTACTGGTTCCCCTACGGCGGCGCCACGCCGCAGATCCTGCAATTCACCGATGCCGCCATGATCGGGAATTTGTCGGTGGACTGCAACGCATTCCAGGGCACCCTGGATCAACTCATCTCACTGTTGAACGGAGGAACCGTGACTACGCCTGACCCAACGGCCAAGCCCGACCCGACCACCGCGACCCTCAACCAGATCCTGGCCATCGTGCAGGATATCCAGACCCAGTTGCGCGGGCCGAATCTGAACGGTTGGCCTCAGCTCGGCAAGAATGCGGCCGGCCAGAACCTGACGATGGTAGACGCGGTGGCCGCACTCAGAGCGGAAGTATCCGCCCTCAAGGCCACGTCGTCCGCGTGA